A genomic segment from Malus domestica chromosome 05, GDT2T_hap1 encodes:
- the LOC103436100 gene encoding uncharacterized protein isoform X1: protein MESEADHTHTEIDQIEEHCARQLLCLTEQCTGQGPRYTHIEKNEFLHRRHKIQTEEDIAICECKYDENDPESACGERCLNVLTNTECTPAHCPCGVYCKNQRFQKLEYAKTKLFKTEGRGWGLLANENIKAGQFIIEYSGEVISWKEAKQRSHAYETQGLRDAFIISLNASESIDATEKGSVARFINHSCQPNCETRKWNVLGEIRVGIFAKQDILVGTELAYDYNFEWYGGAKVRCLCGASSCSGFLGAKSRGFQGETSSRGSGVGSECATGYTSEFRSNEDNNSARDSGVISDCVMDFTSEFTTYAIFKTRESLMQWARRTGKRNGFVIVTLRSDMDCKSTKPRVTLGCERGGRFKEKKTRAAKKRRGTGTKKCGCPFTLKGEKSANGDGWMLKVVCGVHNHASTEYPDGRSYAGRLSEQEASLLIDLSKNLVRPKEILSTLKQRDELNATTIRTIYNARQRQRVKEKAGRSQMQQLLCKLNEHDYVEWHRRCPMSDSVQDLFWAHPVSLELLRAFPTILMIDCTYKTNRYYYPLLEVVGVASTDITFSIAFVFLNSEKEDNYIWALSKLRGVMVECPMPNVIVTDMDLQLMRAIEVVFPTAKNLLCKWHINKHVLAKCKNLFESKERCDRFIMKWNVLVTSPTENDYIRELAVLQREFSMYTEVMEYVTNTWLNPFKDRFVSAWTDMIMHFGNVTSNRAKGAHTKLKRELGMSLGNFEGSFESIHSLIELQHTDIKISFDKCLMVTQQSFKSSEFKYLRGVVSMFALEKVLSQSKLATSIGVDGSGCGCVIPRTHGLPCAHQIVKYKRECQPIPLESLDPHWTKLDILPPSSAQDSMDVNEFPELELLQQYFLEANAENRLMLRKRVRELVAPYTTNLVEPGVKSRLRGQLREKIDMSTQQDPYAFDLRSASVDSHSPSPMDGQQNFTHKQMEQTKKKVYRTLSMKGISYIDAFPIGLRPFIQQVKDVCQDGHCGFRAVADLVGMGENGYLQVRNDLLTELSSFSAHYGELYGSTDRVRELAQILSFFDEGRAPFDRWMMMPDMGHLIASCYKVVLFHLSSTQCLTFLPLRSAPVPLPRRRQIAIGFMNDCHCVEVFLRPGHPVPPITSDWIRYHTPAAQGWDTVYTSCILRFKSLVSSDQI, encoded by the exons ATGGAGTCAGAGGCAGATCACACACACACTGAAATTGACCAGATTGAAGAACACTGTGCGCGCCAGCTGCTTTGCTTGACGGAACAGTGTACCGGACAAGGGCCGCGGTACACCCACATTGAGAAAAACGAGTTCTTGCATAGAAG ACACAAGATACAAACGGAGGAGGATATTGCTATATGTGAATGCAAGTATGATGAAAATGATCCTGAAAGTGCATGTGGAGAGAGGTGCTTGAATGTACTAACCAACACGGAATGCACTCCTGCGCATTGCCCTTGTGGTGTCTATTGCAAGAATCag AGATTTCAGAAATTGGAATATGCCAAGACAAAGTTGTTTAAAACAGAAGGTCGTGGTTGGGGTCTTTTAGCTAATGAGAATATAAAG GCAGGACAATTTATTATTGAGTACTCTGGGGAAGTGATATCATGGAAAGAAGCAAAGCAAAGATCTCACGCTTATGAAACTCAAG GTCTCCGAGAtgcatttattatttctctcaatgcctCTGAATCTATTGATGCAACTGAAAAGGGAAGCGTTGCTCGTTTTATAAATCATTCATG CCAACCAAATTGTGAGACAAGAAAGTGGAACGTGTTGGGGGAAATTAGGGTTGGAATATTTGCAAAACAAGATATATTGGTAGGAACTGAGCTGGCATATGACTACAATTTTGAATGGTATGGGGGAGCTAAGGTTCGCTGCCTCTGTGGTGCTTCAAGCTGTTCAGGATTTCTTGGGGCAAAGTCTCGTGGTTTTCAG GGCGAAACTTCTTCTCGAGGTAGTGGGGTTGGCTCAGAATGTGCAACGGGCTACACAAGTGAATTTAGGAGTAATGAG GACAACAATTCTGCTCGAGATAGTGGGGTTATCTCAGACTGTGTAATGGATTTCACAAGTGAATTTACTACTTATGCG atATTTAAGACTAGAGAGTCCTTGATGCAGTGGGCTCGTCGGACGGGCAAGCGAAATGGATTTGTTATTGTGACATTACGATCTGATATGGATTGTAAGAGTACAAAACCAAGAGTTACATTAGGTTGTGAGAGGGGTGGAAGATTTAAGGAGAAGAAAACTAGGGCTGCCAAAAAAAGACGTGGGACAGGCACAAAGAAGTGTGGGTGTCCTTTCACATTGAAAGGGGAGAAGTCAGCGAATGGGGACGGATGGATGCTAAAGGTTGTATGTGGAGTGCATAACCATGCATCCACTGAGTATCCTGATGGGCGTTCATATGCAGGGAGGTTATCGGAGCAGGAGGCTTCACTCTTGATAGACTTGTCAAAGAATTTAGTACGACCCAAAGAAATCCTGAGCACATTGAAGCAAAGGGATGAACTCAATGCTACAACCATAAGGACGATCTATAATGCACGCCAAAGGCAAAGAGTTAAAGAGAAGGCGGGAAGGTCTCAAATGCAACAACTGTTATGTAAGTTGAATGAGCATGACTATGTCGAGTGGCATAGGAGGTGCCCTATGTCAGATAGTGTGCAGGACTTGTTTTGGGCGCATCCTGTGAGTTTGGAGTTGTTACGTGCATTTCCAACCATTTTGATGATAGATTGCACGTACAAGACCAATAGGTATTATTATCCCCTACTAGAGGTTGTAGGCGTCGCATCCACTGATATTACATTCTCAATTGCATTTGTCTTTTTGAATTCTGAAAAAGAAGACAACTACATATGGGCATTAAGTAAATTGCGTGGTGTCATGGTGGAGTGTCCCATGCCAAATGTAATTGTCACAGACATGGATTTGCAATTGATGAGAGCCATTGAGGTAGTATTCCCTACCGCTAAAAATCTTTTATGTAAATGGCATATTAATAAGCATGTGTTGGCCAAATGCAAAAACTTGTTTGAGTCCAAGGAAAGGTGTGATAGATTTATTATGAAGTGGAATGTACTGGTGACCTCTCCTACAGAAAATGATTACATACGGGAGCTGGCAGTGTTACAGAGAGAATTTAGTATGTACACTGAGGTCATGGAATATGTTACAAACACATGGTTGAATCCTTTCAAGGACAGATTTGTGTCGGCTTGGACGGACATGATCATGCATTTTGGTAATGTAACATCAAACAG GGCCAAGGGTGCACATACCAAGCTTAAGAGGGAACTTGGTATGAGCCTGGGAAATTTTGAGGGTTCTTTTGAGAGTATACACTCTCTTATTGAGTTACAGCACACTGACATAAAGATATCTTTTGACAAGTGTTTGATGGTCACACAACAAAGCTTCAAGTCTTCAGAATTCAAATATCTGAGAGGAGTTGTATCTATGTTTGCATTGGAGAAGGTGTTATCTCAGTCCAAACTAGCCACCTCAATTGGTGTTGATGGTTCAGGATGTGGTTGTGTCATACCCCGAACCCATGGTCTACCTTGTGCCCATCAGATTGTGAAATACAAGAGGGAGTGTCAGCCAATTCCTCTTGAGTCTCTTGACCCCCATTGGACGAAACTTGATATACTACCTCCTAGTTCTGCTCAGGATTCTATGGATGTGAATGAGTTTCCTGAGTTGGAGTTGCTTCAACAATACTTTCTGGAGGCAAATGCAGAAAATAGGTTGATGCTCAGGAAAAGAGTGAGAGAACTTGTAGCACCCTATACAACTAATCTTGTTGAACCAGGAGTTAAGTCCAGATTACGAGGTCAACTGAGGGAGAAAATTGATATGTCCACTCAACAAGATCCATATGCATTTGATTTGAGATCTGCATCTGTGGATAGTCACTCACCTAGCCCAATGGATGGTCAGCAAAATTTTACACACAAGCAAATGGAGCAAACCAAGAAGAAG GTGTACCGGACGCTGTCAATGAAAGGTATTTCGTATATTGATGCATTCCCAATTGGATTGAGGCCCTTCATTCAGCAAGTCAAGGATGTATGTCAGGATGGTCACTGCGGGTTTAGGGCAGTTGCTGATTTAGTGGGAATGGGTGAGAATGGATACTTGCAAGTGCGTAATGACTTGCTTACTGAGTTGTCTTCATTTTCTGCACATTATGGCGAGTTGTATGGCAGCACAGACAGGGTTCGTGAGTTAGCACAGATACTATCATTCTTTGATGAAGGTAGAGCACCATTTGATAGATGGATGATGATGCCTGACATGGGTCATCTTATAGCGTCATGCTATAAGGTCGTGCTTTTCCACTTATCATCTACTCAGTGCCTAACCTTCTTACCACTTCGGTCGGCACCAGTTCCTTTGCCAAGGCGTCGACAGATTGCTATTGGTTTTATGAATGATTGTCATTGCGTGGAG GTGTTCTTAAGGCCAGGGCATCCTGTGCCTCCCATTACGTCTGATTGGATCAGATATCATACACCAGCTGCACAAGGATGGGACACTGTGTATACTAGTTGTATTTTACGCTTCAAATCTCTTGTCAGCTCTGATCAAATCTGA
- the LOC103436100 gene encoding histone-lysine N-methyltransferase ASHH1 isoform X4, which yields MESEADHTHTEIDQIEEHCARQLLCLTEQCTGQGPRYTHIEKNEFLHRRHKIQTEEDIAICECKYDENDPESACGERCLNVLTNTECTPAHCPCGVYCKNQRFQKLEYAKTKLFKTEGRGWGLLANENIKAGQFIIEYSGEVISWKEAKQRSHAYETQGLRDAFIISLNASESIDATEKGSVARFINHSCQPNCETRKWNVLGEIRVGIFAKQDILVGTELAYDYNFEWYGGAKVRCLCGASSCSGFLGAKSRGFQEDTYLWEDDDDRYSVEKIPLYDSAEDEPSSRLFRAVNSSSSEFDVDGMMENVNVDSEHQLMSTALVVQSLDSVPMEGVVMEVKTEVNMERKLYSEDNQLAISEKNAIISRIRSNTAGRNYHIGSGSLSNKRSKQYNGRLKHGAQKQVDAKSVAALLASKEAQEEILNYERMKNDAATHLESLYNEIRPAIEEHERDSQDSVATSVAEKWIEACCLKLKAEFDLYSSIVKGIACTPRRPFAEAEPSDGNTENEIKYLQN from the exons ATGGAGTCAGAGGCAGATCACACACACACTGAAATTGACCAGATTGAAGAACACTGTGCGCGCCAGCTGCTTTGCTTGACGGAACAGTGTACCGGACAAGGGCCGCGGTACACCCACATTGAGAAAAACGAGTTCTTGCATAGAAG ACACAAGATACAAACGGAGGAGGATATTGCTATATGTGAATGCAAGTATGATGAAAATGATCCTGAAAGTGCATGTGGAGAGAGGTGCTTGAATGTACTAACCAACACGGAATGCACTCCTGCGCATTGCCCTTGTGGTGTCTATTGCAAGAATCag AGATTTCAGAAATTGGAATATGCCAAGACAAAGTTGTTTAAAACAGAAGGTCGTGGTTGGGGTCTTTTAGCTAATGAGAATATAAAG GCAGGACAATTTATTATTGAGTACTCTGGGGAAGTGATATCATGGAAAGAAGCAAAGCAAAGATCTCACGCTTATGAAACTCAAG GTCTCCGAGAtgcatttattatttctctcaatgcctCTGAATCTATTGATGCAACTGAAAAGGGAAGCGTTGCTCGTTTTATAAATCATTCATG CCAACCAAATTGTGAGACAAGAAAGTGGAACGTGTTGGGGGAAATTAGGGTTGGAATATTTGCAAAACAAGATATATTGGTAGGAACTGAGCTGGCATATGACTACAATTTTGAATGGTATGGGGGAGCTAAGGTTCGCTGCCTCTGTGGTGCTTCAAGCTGTTCAGGATTTCTTGGGGCAAAGTCTCGTGGTTTTCAG GAGGATACTTACCTATGGGAAGACGATGATGACAG ATATTCCGTTGAGAAAATTCCGCTGTACGATTCTGCAGAGGATGAGCCTTCGTCTAGGCTTTTCAGGGCTGTGAACTCCTCAAGCTCTGAGTTTGATGTTGATGGGATGATGGAGAATGTCAATGTGGATTCTGAACATCAGTTGATGTCTACTGCTCTTGTTGTGCAATCACTTGATTCTGTTCCAATGGAAGGTGTAGTTATGGAGGTAAAAACAGAAGTGAACATGGAGAGGAAACTTTATTCAGAAGACAATCAACTGGCTATTTCAGAAAAGAATGCAATTATATCTCGTATCCGCAGTAATACTGCAGGTCGGAATTATCACATCGGATCAGGGTCCTTGTCAAACAAAAGATCAAAACAATATAATGGAAGGTTGAAACATGGTGCACAAAAGCAAGTCGACGCCAAATCTGTTGCTGCGCTTTTAGCGTCAAAGGAAGCACAAGAGGAAATTTTAAACTATGAG CGGATGAAAAACGATGCTGCCACTCATCTTGAATCTCTATACAATGAGATACGACCTGCCATTGAAGAACATGAAAGGGACAGCCAAGACAGTGTAGCTACAAGTGTAGCTGAGAAGTGGATAGAAGCTTGCTGCTTGAAACTCAAGGCAGAATTCGACCTATATTCTTCCATTGTTAAAGGCATTGCCTGCACTCCTCGAAGGCCATTTGCCGAAGCTGAACCATCTGACGGCAACACCGAGAATGAGATCAAGTACTTGCAGAATTGA
- the LOC103436100 gene encoding uncharacterized protein isoform X2: MWPNNHSLSVARYCCRGHLACDQKWLHTNKKVEPGETSSRGSGVGSECATGYTSEFRSNEDNNSARDSGVISDCVMDFTSEFTTYAIFKTRESLMQWARRTGKRNGFVIVTLRSDMDCKSTKPRVTLGCERGGRFKEKKTRAAKKRRGTGTKKCGCPFTLKGEKSANGDGWMLKVVCGVHNHASTEYPDGRSYAGRLSEQEASLLIDLSKNLVRPKEILSTLKQRDELNATTIRTIYNARQRQRVKEKAGRSQMQQLLCKLNEHDYVEWHRRCPMSDSVQDLFWAHPVSLELLRAFPTILMIDCTYKTNRYYYPLLEVVGVASTDITFSIAFVFLNSEKEDNYIWALSKLRGVMVECPMPNVIVTDMDLQLMRAIEVVFPTAKNLLCKWHINKHVLAKCKNLFESKERCDRFIMKWNVLVTSPTENDYIRELAVLQREFSMYTEVMEYVTNTWLNPFKDRFVSAWTDMIMHFGNVTSNRAKGAHTKLKRELGMSLGNFEGSFESIHSLIELQHTDIKISFDKCLMVTQQSFKSSEFKYLRGVVSMFALEKVLSQSKLATSIGVDGSGCGCVIPRTHGLPCAHQIVKYKRECQPIPLESLDPHWTKLDILPPSSAQDSMDVNEFPELELLQQYFLEANAENRLMLRKRVRELVAPYTTNLVEPGVKSRLRGQLREKIDMSTQQDPYAFDLRSASVDSHSPSPMDGQQNFTHKQMEQTKKKVYRTLSMKGISYIDAFPIGLRPFIQQVKDVCQDGHCGFRAVADLVGMGENGYLQVRNDLLTELSSFSAHYGELYGSTDRVRELAQILSFFDEGRAPFDRWMMMPDMGHLIASCYKVVLFHLSSTQCLTFLPLRSAPVPLPRRRQIAIGFMNDCHCVEVFLRPGHPVPPITSDWIRYHTPAAQGWDTVYTSCILRFKSLVSSDQI; encoded by the exons ATGTGGCCGAACAACCATTCATTAAGTGTAGCCAGATATTGCTGCAGAGGACATTTGGCGTGTGACCAGAAATGGCTGCACACCAACAAGAAAGTGGAGCCA GGCGAAACTTCTTCTCGAGGTAGTGGGGTTGGCTCAGAATGTGCAACGGGCTACACAAGTGAATTTAGGAGTAATGAG GACAACAATTCTGCTCGAGATAGTGGGGTTATCTCAGACTGTGTAATGGATTTCACAAGTGAATTTACTACTTATGCG atATTTAAGACTAGAGAGTCCTTGATGCAGTGGGCTCGTCGGACGGGCAAGCGAAATGGATTTGTTATTGTGACATTACGATCTGATATGGATTGTAAGAGTACAAAACCAAGAGTTACATTAGGTTGTGAGAGGGGTGGAAGATTTAAGGAGAAGAAAACTAGGGCTGCCAAAAAAAGACGTGGGACAGGCACAAAGAAGTGTGGGTGTCCTTTCACATTGAAAGGGGAGAAGTCAGCGAATGGGGACGGATGGATGCTAAAGGTTGTATGTGGAGTGCATAACCATGCATCCACTGAGTATCCTGATGGGCGTTCATATGCAGGGAGGTTATCGGAGCAGGAGGCTTCACTCTTGATAGACTTGTCAAAGAATTTAGTACGACCCAAAGAAATCCTGAGCACATTGAAGCAAAGGGATGAACTCAATGCTACAACCATAAGGACGATCTATAATGCACGCCAAAGGCAAAGAGTTAAAGAGAAGGCGGGAAGGTCTCAAATGCAACAACTGTTATGTAAGTTGAATGAGCATGACTATGTCGAGTGGCATAGGAGGTGCCCTATGTCAGATAGTGTGCAGGACTTGTTTTGGGCGCATCCTGTGAGTTTGGAGTTGTTACGTGCATTTCCAACCATTTTGATGATAGATTGCACGTACAAGACCAATAGGTATTATTATCCCCTACTAGAGGTTGTAGGCGTCGCATCCACTGATATTACATTCTCAATTGCATTTGTCTTTTTGAATTCTGAAAAAGAAGACAACTACATATGGGCATTAAGTAAATTGCGTGGTGTCATGGTGGAGTGTCCCATGCCAAATGTAATTGTCACAGACATGGATTTGCAATTGATGAGAGCCATTGAGGTAGTATTCCCTACCGCTAAAAATCTTTTATGTAAATGGCATATTAATAAGCATGTGTTGGCCAAATGCAAAAACTTGTTTGAGTCCAAGGAAAGGTGTGATAGATTTATTATGAAGTGGAATGTACTGGTGACCTCTCCTACAGAAAATGATTACATACGGGAGCTGGCAGTGTTACAGAGAGAATTTAGTATGTACACTGAGGTCATGGAATATGTTACAAACACATGGTTGAATCCTTTCAAGGACAGATTTGTGTCGGCTTGGACGGACATGATCATGCATTTTGGTAATGTAACATCAAACAG GGCCAAGGGTGCACATACCAAGCTTAAGAGGGAACTTGGTATGAGCCTGGGAAATTTTGAGGGTTCTTTTGAGAGTATACACTCTCTTATTGAGTTACAGCACACTGACATAAAGATATCTTTTGACAAGTGTTTGATGGTCACACAACAAAGCTTCAAGTCTTCAGAATTCAAATATCTGAGAGGAGTTGTATCTATGTTTGCATTGGAGAAGGTGTTATCTCAGTCCAAACTAGCCACCTCAATTGGTGTTGATGGTTCAGGATGTGGTTGTGTCATACCCCGAACCCATGGTCTACCTTGTGCCCATCAGATTGTGAAATACAAGAGGGAGTGTCAGCCAATTCCTCTTGAGTCTCTTGACCCCCATTGGACGAAACTTGATATACTACCTCCTAGTTCTGCTCAGGATTCTATGGATGTGAATGAGTTTCCTGAGTTGGAGTTGCTTCAACAATACTTTCTGGAGGCAAATGCAGAAAATAGGTTGATGCTCAGGAAAAGAGTGAGAGAACTTGTAGCACCCTATACAACTAATCTTGTTGAACCAGGAGTTAAGTCCAGATTACGAGGTCAACTGAGGGAGAAAATTGATATGTCCACTCAACAAGATCCATATGCATTTGATTTGAGATCTGCATCTGTGGATAGTCACTCACCTAGCCCAATGGATGGTCAGCAAAATTTTACACACAAGCAAATGGAGCAAACCAAGAAGAAG GTGTACCGGACGCTGTCAATGAAAGGTATTTCGTATATTGATGCATTCCCAATTGGATTGAGGCCCTTCATTCAGCAAGTCAAGGATGTATGTCAGGATGGTCACTGCGGGTTTAGGGCAGTTGCTGATTTAGTGGGAATGGGTGAGAATGGATACTTGCAAGTGCGTAATGACTTGCTTACTGAGTTGTCTTCATTTTCTGCACATTATGGCGAGTTGTATGGCAGCACAGACAGGGTTCGTGAGTTAGCACAGATACTATCATTCTTTGATGAAGGTAGAGCACCATTTGATAGATGGATGATGATGCCTGACATGGGTCATCTTATAGCGTCATGCTATAAGGTCGTGCTTTTCCACTTATCATCTACTCAGTGCCTAACCTTCTTACCACTTCGGTCGGCACCAGTTCCTTTGCCAAGGCGTCGACAGATTGCTATTGGTTTTATGAATGATTGTCATTGCGTGGAG GTGTTCTTAAGGCCAGGGCATCCTGTGCCTCCCATTACGTCTGATTGGATCAGATATCATACACCAGCTGCACAAGGATGGGACACTGTGTATACTAGTTGTATTTTACGCTTCAAATCTCTTGTCAGCTCTGATCAAATCTGA
- the LOC103436100 gene encoding uncharacterized protein isoform X3: protein MDFTSEFTTYAIFKTRESLMQWARRTGKRNGFVIVTLRSDMDCKSTKPRVTLGCERGGRFKEKKTRAAKKRRGTGTKKCGCPFTLKGEKSANGDGWMLKVVCGVHNHASTEYPDGRSYAGRLSEQEASLLIDLSKNLVRPKEILSTLKQRDELNATTIRTIYNARQRQRVKEKAGRSQMQQLLCKLNEHDYVEWHRRCPMSDSVQDLFWAHPVSLELLRAFPTILMIDCTYKTNRYYYPLLEVVGVASTDITFSIAFVFLNSEKEDNYIWALSKLRGVMVECPMPNVIVTDMDLQLMRAIEVVFPTAKNLLCKWHINKHVLAKCKNLFESKERCDRFIMKWNVLVTSPTENDYIRELAVLQREFSMYTEVMEYVTNTWLNPFKDRFVSAWTDMIMHFGNVTSNRAKGAHTKLKRELGMSLGNFEGSFESIHSLIELQHTDIKISFDKCLMVTQQSFKSSEFKYLRGVVSMFALEKVLSQSKLATSIGVDGSGCGCVIPRTHGLPCAHQIVKYKRECQPIPLESLDPHWTKLDILPPSSAQDSMDVNEFPELELLQQYFLEANAENRLMLRKRVRELVAPYTTNLVEPGVKSRLRGQLREKIDMSTQQDPYAFDLRSASVDSHSPSPMDGQQNFTHKQMEQTKKKVYRTLSMKGISYIDAFPIGLRPFIQQVKDVCQDGHCGFRAVADLVGMGENGYLQVRNDLLTELSSFSAHYGELYGSTDRVRELAQILSFFDEGRAPFDRWMMMPDMGHLIASCYKVVLFHLSSTQCLTFLPLRSAPVPLPRRRQIAIGFMNDCHCVEVFLRPGHPVPPITSDWIRYHTPAAQGWDTVYTSCILRFKSLVSSDQI, encoded by the exons ATGGATTTCACAAGTGAATTTACTACTTATGCG atATTTAAGACTAGAGAGTCCTTGATGCAGTGGGCTCGTCGGACGGGCAAGCGAAATGGATTTGTTATTGTGACATTACGATCTGATATGGATTGTAAGAGTACAAAACCAAGAGTTACATTAGGTTGTGAGAGGGGTGGAAGATTTAAGGAGAAGAAAACTAGGGCTGCCAAAAAAAGACGTGGGACAGGCACAAAGAAGTGTGGGTGTCCTTTCACATTGAAAGGGGAGAAGTCAGCGAATGGGGACGGATGGATGCTAAAGGTTGTATGTGGAGTGCATAACCATGCATCCACTGAGTATCCTGATGGGCGTTCATATGCAGGGAGGTTATCGGAGCAGGAGGCTTCACTCTTGATAGACTTGTCAAAGAATTTAGTACGACCCAAAGAAATCCTGAGCACATTGAAGCAAAGGGATGAACTCAATGCTACAACCATAAGGACGATCTATAATGCACGCCAAAGGCAAAGAGTTAAAGAGAAGGCGGGAAGGTCTCAAATGCAACAACTGTTATGTAAGTTGAATGAGCATGACTATGTCGAGTGGCATAGGAGGTGCCCTATGTCAGATAGTGTGCAGGACTTGTTTTGGGCGCATCCTGTGAGTTTGGAGTTGTTACGTGCATTTCCAACCATTTTGATGATAGATTGCACGTACAAGACCAATAGGTATTATTATCCCCTACTAGAGGTTGTAGGCGTCGCATCCACTGATATTACATTCTCAATTGCATTTGTCTTTTTGAATTCTGAAAAAGAAGACAACTACATATGGGCATTAAGTAAATTGCGTGGTGTCATGGTGGAGTGTCCCATGCCAAATGTAATTGTCACAGACATGGATTTGCAATTGATGAGAGCCATTGAGGTAGTATTCCCTACCGCTAAAAATCTTTTATGTAAATGGCATATTAATAAGCATGTGTTGGCCAAATGCAAAAACTTGTTTGAGTCCAAGGAAAGGTGTGATAGATTTATTATGAAGTGGAATGTACTGGTGACCTCTCCTACAGAAAATGATTACATACGGGAGCTGGCAGTGTTACAGAGAGAATTTAGTATGTACACTGAGGTCATGGAATATGTTACAAACACATGGTTGAATCCTTTCAAGGACAGATTTGTGTCGGCTTGGACGGACATGATCATGCATTTTGGTAATGTAACATCAAACAG GGCCAAGGGTGCACATACCAAGCTTAAGAGGGAACTTGGTATGAGCCTGGGAAATTTTGAGGGTTCTTTTGAGAGTATACACTCTCTTATTGAGTTACAGCACACTGACATAAAGATATCTTTTGACAAGTGTTTGATGGTCACACAACAAAGCTTCAAGTCTTCAGAATTCAAATATCTGAGAGGAGTTGTATCTATGTTTGCATTGGAGAAGGTGTTATCTCAGTCCAAACTAGCCACCTCAATTGGTGTTGATGGTTCAGGATGTGGTTGTGTCATACCCCGAACCCATGGTCTACCTTGTGCCCATCAGATTGTGAAATACAAGAGGGAGTGTCAGCCAATTCCTCTTGAGTCTCTTGACCCCCATTGGACGAAACTTGATATACTACCTCCTAGTTCTGCTCAGGATTCTATGGATGTGAATGAGTTTCCTGAGTTGGAGTTGCTTCAACAATACTTTCTGGAGGCAAATGCAGAAAATAGGTTGATGCTCAGGAAAAGAGTGAGAGAACTTGTAGCACCCTATACAACTAATCTTGTTGAACCAGGAGTTAAGTCCAGATTACGAGGTCAACTGAGGGAGAAAATTGATATGTCCACTCAACAAGATCCATATGCATTTGATTTGAGATCTGCATCTGTGGATAGTCACTCACCTAGCCCAATGGATGGTCAGCAAAATTTTACACACAAGCAAATGGAGCAAACCAAGAAGAAG GTGTACCGGACGCTGTCAATGAAAGGTATTTCGTATATTGATGCATTCCCAATTGGATTGAGGCCCTTCATTCAGCAAGTCAAGGATGTATGTCAGGATGGTCACTGCGGGTTTAGGGCAGTTGCTGATTTAGTGGGAATGGGTGAGAATGGATACTTGCAAGTGCGTAATGACTTGCTTACTGAGTTGTCTTCATTTTCTGCACATTATGGCGAGTTGTATGGCAGCACAGACAGGGTTCGTGAGTTAGCACAGATACTATCATTCTTTGATGAAGGTAGAGCACCATTTGATAGATGGATGATGATGCCTGACATGGGTCATCTTATAGCGTCATGCTATAAGGTCGTGCTTTTCCACTTATCATCTACTCAGTGCCTAACCTTCTTACCACTTCGGTCGGCACCAGTTCCTTTGCCAAGGCGTCGACAGATTGCTATTGGTTTTATGAATGATTGTCATTGCGTGGAG GTGTTCTTAAGGCCAGGGCATCCTGTGCCTCCCATTACGTCTGATTGGATCAGATATCATACACCAGCTGCACAAGGATGGGACACTGTGTATACTAGTTGTATTTTACGCTTCAAATCTCTTGTCAGCTCTGATCAAATCTGA